The following coding sequences are from one Pseudonocardia sp. HH130630-07 window:
- the der gene encoding ribosome biogenesis GTPase Der, translating into MDRLGLDPAEFVAVDDEGRVAAGIDPDEVLATPTLAVVGRPNVGKSTLVNRLLGRREAVVQDVPGVTRDRVVYDALWNGRRFKLMDTGGWEPDAEGLQGFVAQQAETAMRTADAVLLVVDATVGATATDQAAARVLRRADVPVLLAATKVDDDRLTSDTTELWRLGLGEPRPVSGLHGRGSGDLLDAILEVLPETPRDDALGSAGGPRRIALVGKPNVGKSSLLNKLAGEVRSVVHDVAGTTVDPVDSLVELDGEVFRFVDTAGLRKRVKMASGMEYYASLRTSSAVEAAEVALVLIDASQPIAEQDQRVLTMVAEAGRALVILFNKWDLVDDERRDQLTRELERDLISVRWAERVNVSALTGRATQRVAPALRRALESWDTRIPTGRLNQWLNDLVAATPPPVRGGKQPKIMFATQAQTRPPTFVLFTSGFLEAGYRRFVERKLREEFGFGGSPIRVSVRVREKRPRRK; encoded by the coding sequence ATGGACCGGCTGGGCCTGGACCCGGCCGAGTTCGTCGCCGTCGACGACGAGGGCCGAGTGGCGGCGGGCATCGACCCGGACGAGGTGCTGGCCACGCCGACCCTCGCCGTCGTCGGGCGGCCGAACGTGGGCAAGTCGACGCTGGTGAACCGGCTGCTGGGCCGGCGCGAGGCGGTCGTGCAGGACGTGCCGGGGGTGACCCGGGACCGGGTCGTCTACGACGCCCTGTGGAACGGCCGCCGGTTCAAGCTGATGGACACCGGCGGCTGGGAACCCGACGCCGAGGGTCTGCAGGGCTTCGTCGCCCAGCAGGCCGAGACGGCGATGCGCACGGCGGACGCGGTCCTGCTCGTCGTCGACGCCACGGTCGGCGCGACCGCGACCGACCAGGCCGCGGCCCGGGTGCTGCGCCGGGCCGACGTCCCGGTGCTGCTGGCCGCGACCAAGGTCGACGACGACCGGCTGACCTCGGACACCACCGAGCTGTGGCGGCTCGGTCTCGGCGAGCCGCGCCCGGTGTCCGGCCTGCACGGCCGCGGATCGGGCGACCTCCTCGACGCGATCCTGGAGGTGCTGCCGGAGACCCCGCGCGACGACGCGCTCGGCTCGGCCGGTGGTCCGCGCCGGATCGCGCTGGTCGGGAAGCCGAACGTGGGCAAGTCCAGCCTGCTGAACAAGCTCGCCGGCGAGGTGCGCTCGGTCGTGCACGACGTCGCCGGCACCACCGTCGACCCGGTCGACTCCCTGGTCGAGCTGGACGGCGAGGTCTTCCGGTTCGTCGACACCGCGGGCCTGCGCAAGCGGGTCAAGATGGCGTCGGGCATGGAGTACTACGCGAGCCTGCGGACCAGCTCGGCCGTGGAGGCCGCCGAGGTGGCGCTGGTGCTGATCGACGCCTCGCAGCCGATCGCCGAGCAGGACCAGCGGGTGCTGACGATGGTCGCCGAGGCGGGCCGGGCCCTGGTCATCCTGTTCAACAAGTGGGACCTCGTCGACGACGAGCGCCGCGACCAGCTCACCCGGGAGCTGGAGCGCGACCTGATCAGTGTCCGCTGGGCGGAGCGGGTCAACGTGTCCGCGCTGACCGGACGCGCGACCCAGCGGGTGGCGCCGGCCCTGCGGCGGGCACTGGAGTCCTGGGACACCCGGATCCCGACCGGCCGGCTCAACCAGTGGCTCAACGACCTGGTCGCGGCGACCCCGCCGCCGGTGCGCGGCGGTAAGCAGCCGAAGATCATGTTCGCCACCCAGGCGCAGACCCGGCCGCCGACCTTCGTGCTGTTCACCTCGGGCTTCCTGGAGGCGGGCTACCGCCGGTTCGTCGAGCGGAAGCTGCGTGAGGAGTTCGGGTTCGGCGGGTCGCCGATCCGTGTCTCGGTCCGGGTGCGGGAGAAGCGCCCGAGGAGGAAGTAG
- a CDS encoding zinc-binding dehydrogenase: protein MRALRGGRPGARTWDLTEIPAPEPGPGELLVRVRAAGVNRADLLALAGGYPVPHAGPDGTYTAGMELAGEVVAAGPGTGGAPGRHLGDRILATASAAFADYAVVDARRALPVPAGLCWTDAAALPVALETVHDALVTQAGFGGGSVLVLGGTTGVGQVAIRLAAALGASPVLATTTSEVKRDALRAAGAQAVVGTGGLAAAMRDATGGAGVDVVLDLVGGDHLAAALGGLRIGGTAVQIGRLAGPAATLDLDTLSFRRLRLIGTTFSVRSADERAAVAAAVVPVLDLVADGRVRATVDRVVPAADAARVPDLLRSGGAVGKIVLDLADGGA, encoded by the coding sequence ATGCGTGCCCTGCGAGGCGGCCGTCCGGGCGCCCGGACCTGGGACCTCACCGAGATCCCGGCCCCGGAGCCCGGCCCCGGTGAACTGCTCGTCCGGGTCCGGGCGGCCGGGGTCAACCGGGCCGACCTGCTGGCGCTCGCCGGTGGCTACCCGGTCCCGCACGCCGGTCCCGACGGGACCTACACCGCCGGGATGGAACTGGCGGGCGAGGTCGTCGCCGCCGGCCCCGGCACCGGCGGAGCCCCCGGACGGCACCTCGGCGACCGGATCCTGGCCACCGCGTCGGCGGCGTTCGCCGACTACGCCGTGGTCGACGCCCGGCGCGCGCTGCCGGTACCGGCCGGCCTGTGCTGGACCGACGCCGCCGCGCTGCCGGTGGCGCTCGAGACGGTGCACGACGCGCTGGTCACCCAGGCCGGGTTCGGCGGCGGCTCGGTCCTCGTGCTCGGCGGCACCACCGGTGTGGGCCAGGTGGCGATCCGGCTCGCGGCCGCGCTCGGGGCGTCCCCGGTGCTGGCGACGACGACGTCGGAGGTGAAGCGGGACGCGCTGCGTGCCGCCGGGGCGCAGGCCGTCGTCGGGACCGGCGGGCTCGCCGCTGCGATGCGCGACGCCACCGGGGGAGCGGGCGTCGACGTCGTCCTCGACCTGGTCGGCGGGGACCACCTCGCCGCGGCGTTGGGCGGTCTGCGGATCGGTGGGACCGCCGTCCAGATCGGCAGGCTCGCCGGTCCGGCGGCGACCCTGGACCTGGACACCCTGTCGTTCCGGCGGCTGCGGCTGATCGGGACGACCTTCAGCGTCCGCAGTGCGGACGAGCGTGCCGCGGTGGCGGCGGCCGTCGTCCCGGTGCTGGACCTCGTCGCGGACGGCCGGGTCCGGGCGACCGTCGACCGGGTCGTGCCGGCCGCCGACGCGGCGAGGGTGCCCGATCTGCTCCGGTCCGGTGGGGCCGTCGGGAAGATCGTCCTCGACCTCGCGGACGGCGGTGCGTGA
- a CDS encoding transposase, with amino-acid sequence MTEHRSAYSTERAVHVQVAESLGVSRESVRRWVSQHDVDTGVVAGVTSDDREELRRLRAENKRLREVNEVLKSATIFFVGELDPRNR; translated from the coding sequence GTGACCGAGCATCGTTCGGCGTACTCGACCGAGCGTGCCGTGCATGTCCAGGTCGCTGAGTCACTCGGGGTGTCGCGTGAGTCCGTGCGTCGCTGGGTGTCCCAGCACGACGTCGACACCGGCGTCGTAGCGGGCGTGACCAGCGATGACCGCGAGGAGCTGCGGCGGTTGCGGGCGGAGAACAAGCGCCTGCGCGAGGTCAACGAGGTCCTCAAGTCGGCGACGATTTTCTTCGTGGGGGAGCTCGACCCCCGAAACCGCTGA